Proteins encoded by one window of Fischerella sp. PCC 9605:
- a CDS encoding ADP-ribosylglycohydrolase family protein, which yields MRYSLVSRARGSILGALLGECLACGGVETLHATSLHEWKKMVIVGTESLIELGRFDVNDWIKRQQQAGIILEGGTHFSSQVILGALPIALFSHENTIKLRQSLLRMVEICQQDNPILQDWMLAIGYTIAQSLTEKLTPVTLIPQIIAFLGDTPTQVPQILLKLNNFLEKQVGLETTQAEFSREEKLSKVMAMAFYCFLGTLEDFRLSVGRATQVKSHSVLISAFTGTLSGAYNGVAGIPVSWRFLLSKTQSARWQLTNFSRMLKLADALVATWSGVYDPGLHQSEFREEEWTIALGEKPLGAIAAPRVIRLI from the coding sequence ATGCGCTACTCTCTTGTTAGTCGAGCCAGAGGCTCTATACTAGGGGCTTTACTTGGCGAATGTCTTGCTTGTGGTGGTGTAGAGACGTTGCATGCAACGTCTCTACATGAGTGGAAAAAAATGGTGATTGTAGGGACTGAGAGTTTAATAGAACTGGGTAGATTTGATGTAAATGATTGGATTAAGCGTCAGCAACAAGCAGGGATTATTTTAGAAGGTGGCACCCACTTCTCCTCACAAGTGATTCTTGGGGCGCTGCCGATCGCATTATTTTCTCACGAAAATACAATCAAGCTGCGACAAAGCCTGCTGCGTATGGTAGAAATTTGCCAGCAGGATAACCCCATTCTCCAGGATTGGATGCTAGCGATAGGCTACACAATTGCTCAGTCTTTAACAGAAAAACTCACTCCTGTCACTCTTATCCCGCAAATAATTGCTTTTTTGGGAGATACACCGACGCAAGTGCCACAAATTTTATTAAAATTAAATAATTTTTTAGAAAAACAGGTTGGATTAGAAACAACGCAAGCCGAGTTCAGCAGAGAAGAAAAGCTGAGTAAGGTAATGGCAATGGCTTTTTACTGCTTTCTTGGCACACTAGAAGATTTTCGTCTTTCTGTTGGGCGAGCTACTCAAGTTAAGTCACACTCAGTGTTGATCAGTGCATTTACTGGTACTTTATCGGGAGCTTACAACGGTGTGGCAGGCATTCCCGTAAGTTGGCGTTTTTTACTCTCAAAAACTCAGTCGGCACGCTGGCAACTGACGAATTTCTCCCGGATGCTAAAATTAGCAGATGCACTTGTGGCTACATGGTCGGGAGTCTATGACCCTGGTTTGCATCAGAGCGAATTTAGGGAAGAAGAATGGACTATAGCGTTGGGCGAAAAGCCTTTAGGGGCGATCGCCGCTCCTCGCGTCATCCGACTAATTTAA
- a CDS encoding HD family phosphohydrolase encodes MKTQPFLQSLTQQITYCRQRYQALSRLYLSKSTVKGRHRKQRAPNSKTAASCTNAKPSPVVFAIAVVCLTGIMGQNLYNQPQLKIGTAAPETIRAPYTTLIEDQNKTEAQRKDASKGFVPVLMVDKSINKQINQNLQQLLDRGNEIRASAGSFPFFDTFVLSVSSQRFLRSCTELEWQAVLLTLEHTNRHKSGVLTQKHKSISKANMKRSYAENITAFPLHRIPASSLPMSESPLLPVSSPPDAKSLDFFQKADFTQAVAELEAYRLKTSTQNLSSLLVKISQARQGYAQAKAKLVQLLSENSETEYELASFLDLSDEDWAKTQMGIKLSAERILTQGIPPGLPPSILDNAVKLHVQNLVPKQAEPLANKLLLAVLVPNLKKDEQQTKLQAEQAAAEVKPVMVAVGQGEVIVRKGQQITAWHFDVLEHYHLVRREVNWLGLMYLGGAVSCAVGIFTVVEHRIKCQWRQSDRLLVLLLTLTTPLVVTMGTPYTTWSGVGLLLGSFYGATSGVTVMGLLAALLAMSMDISKTSLLAGAAGGILGSCMAHRLRSREELALLSVAIAFTEGSVYLVIQIFLGAAFDPLFYVVLKEAGFFALSGLVWSIVALGLSPYLEKLFDLVTPIRLAELASPNRLLLKRLATEAPGTFQHTLFVATLAEAAAKELGCNVELVRAGTLYHDIGKMHDPLAFIENQMGGPNKHDTEIKDPWQSADIIKKHVSEGLAMARKHSLPSSIQAFIPEHQGTMQIAYFYHQAQQMAKEDPSLTVEEADFRYDGPIPQSRETGIVMLADSCEAALRSLKDATREQALVMVNNIFRARWQDNQMVNSGLTREEMAKIAEIFVEVWQQFHHKRIAYPKLKASS; translated from the coding sequence ATGAAAACGCAGCCATTTTTGCAATCGTTGACTCAGCAAATAACTTACTGTAGGCAGCGGTATCAAGCCCTAAGCCGTTTATACTTATCGAAATCAACTGTGAAAGGCAGACATCGAAAACAAAGAGCGCCCAACTCGAAGACAGCGGCTAGCTGCACAAATGCAAAACCTTCTCCTGTTGTTTTCGCGATCGCGGTGGTTTGTCTCACAGGCATAATGGGGCAAAACTTATACAATCAACCTCAGTTGAAAATCGGCACCGCTGCACCAGAAACGATTAGAGCACCGTATACTACCCTAATCGAGGATCAGAATAAAACAGAAGCACAGCGCAAAGATGCCAGTAAAGGTTTTGTGCCAGTGTTGATGGTTGATAAAAGCATTAACAAGCAAATCAACCAAAATTTGCAACAACTTCTGGATCGGGGCAATGAAATTCGGGCCTCTGCTGGATCCTTTCCTTTTTTTGATACTTTCGTTTTATCTGTTAGTAGTCAGCGTTTCCTACGCTCATGTACAGAATTAGAATGGCAAGCAGTGCTACTCACTCTAGAACATACTAATAGGCACAAGTCAGGAGTTTTGACTCAAAAGCATAAAAGCATTAGTAAGGCAAACATGAAAAGGTCTTACGCAGAGAATATCACTGCATTCCCGCTTCACCGTATCCCTGCGTCCTCCTTACCCATGTCAGAAAGTCCTCTACTCCCGGTGTCTTCCCCTCCAGACGCAAAATCGCTAGATTTTTTCCAAAAAGCGGACTTTACCCAAGCAGTAGCAGAATTAGAGGCTTACCGCCTCAAGACATCTACGCAAAACTTGTCCTCACTGCTAGTCAAAATCTCCCAAGCACGTCAAGGTTACGCCCAAGCCAAAGCTAAACTTGTACAGCTACTGAGTGAAAACTCAGAAACAGAATACGAATTAGCTTCTTTTCTCGACTTATCTGATGAAGACTGGGCAAAAACTCAAATGGGAATCAAGCTGAGTGCGGAGCGGATTTTGACTCAAGGCATCCCCCCCGGACTACCACCTAGTATTTTAGACAATGCTGTCAAATTGCATGTACAGAATTTGGTACCAAAACAAGCTGAACCCTTGGCAAACAAACTGTTGTTAGCCGTCCTGGTACCGAATTTAAAAAAAGATGAACAACAAACAAAATTACAAGCAGAACAAGCAGCTGCTGAAGTGAAACCGGTAATGGTGGCGGTGGGGCAAGGTGAGGTCATTGTCCGCAAGGGACAGCAGATTACAGCATGGCATTTTGACGTATTAGAACATTATCATTTGGTTCGTCGGGAGGTTAATTGGCTAGGGTTGATGTATTTGGGAGGGGCTGTTAGCTGTGCTGTAGGTATTTTTACTGTTGTAGAGCATCGTATCAAATGTCAATGGCGGCAAAGCGATCGCCTGTTGGTATTACTGCTGACTCTGACTACGCCCTTGGTGGTAACTATGGGTACGCCCTATACCACTTGGAGTGGTGTTGGTTTACTGCTGGGTAGCTTCTACGGAGCCACTTCGGGTGTAACAGTGATGGGATTACTGGCAGCATTGCTAGCCATGAGCATGGATATCAGTAAAACTTCGCTCCTGGCAGGTGCAGCAGGGGGAATATTGGGCAGTTGCATGGCCCATCGACTGCGATCGCGTGAAGAACTAGCGCTATTAAGCGTAGCCATTGCCTTCACTGAGGGCAGCGTTTACCTGGTGATTCAGATTTTTCTAGGGGCTGCGTTTGACCCGCTTTTTTATGTTGTACTTAAGGAAGCAGGATTCTTCGCCTTGTCTGGTTTAGTTTGGAGTATCGTTGCTCTAGGGTTAAGTCCTTATCTAGAAAAATTATTTGACTTAGTCACCCCAATCCGTTTAGCAGAACTGGCAAGTCCTAACCGCCTCTTGTTAAAACGACTCGCCACTGAAGCGCCCGGAACTTTTCAGCATACCCTGTTTGTGGCTACCCTTGCCGAAGCTGCTGCTAAAGAACTGGGGTGTAATGTTGAATTAGTCAGGGCTGGTACACTATATCACGATATTGGCAAAATGCATGACCCCTTAGCTTTTATTGAAAATCAAATGGGGGGACCAAATAAACACGATACAGAAATTAAAGATCCTTGGCAGAGTGCTGACATTATCAAAAAGCACGTCAGTGAAGGCTTAGCAATGGCACGCAAGCATAGTTTGCCTTCTTCTATTCAAGCTTTTATTCCAGAGCATCAAGGAACGATGCAGATTGCCTATTTTTATCACCAAGCCCAGCAAATGGCAAAGGAAGATCCGAGTTTAACAGTAGAAGAAGCTGATTTTCGCTACGATGGCCCCATTCCGCAATCGCGAGAAACAGGAATTGTCATGTTAGCAGATTCTTGTGAAGCGGCATTGCGATCACTCAAAGACGCCACTCGCGAACAAGCCTTGGTAATGGTTAACAATATCTTTCGTGCTAGATGGCAAGACAATCAAATGGTAAATTCAGGGCTAACACGAGAAGAAATGGCGAAAATAGCCGAAATTTTCGTGGAAGTTTGGCAACAATTTCATCATAAACGTATTGCCTATCCAAAGTTAAAGGCGTCAAGTTGA
- the aroQ gene encoding type II 3-dehydroquinate dehydratase, protein MIARAVAKRVSVQDLKLHPLSILVLHGPNLNLLGQREPGIYGSLTLAEINRQLEAESQKMAVKVFTMQSNHEGVLVDAIHDALGQHQGILINAGAYTHTSVALRDAIAAVNLPTVEVHLSNIYRREEFRHHSYIAAVAVGQVSGFGAQSYILGLQALAYYLRQL, encoded by the coding sequence ATGATCGCTCGCGCCGTCGCTAAGAGAGTCAGCGTGCAGGACTTGAAGTTACACCCCTTAAGCATTCTGGTGTTGCATGGGCCAAACCTGAATCTGCTAGGTCAGCGAGAACCTGGTATTTATGGTTCCCTGACCTTGGCTGAAATCAACCGCCAGTTAGAAGCAGAAAGTCAAAAAATGGCGGTAAAAGTTTTCACCATGCAGTCAAATCATGAAGGGGTTTTGGTGGATGCCATTCATGATGCCTTGGGACAACACCAAGGCATTTTGATTAATGCAGGAGCTTACACTCATACTAGTGTGGCATTGCGAGATGCGATCGCCGCTGTCAATCTACCTACAGTGGAAGTACATTTGAGCAACATCTATAGGCGAGAAGAGTTTCGCCATCATTCTTACATCGCCGCAGTGGCCGTTGGGCAAGTTAGCGGTTTTGGTGCTCAAAGTTATATCTTAGGCTTGCAAGCATTAGCGTACTACTTGAGACAGTTATAG
- a CDS encoding 2Fe-2S iron-sulfur cluster-binding protein, which yields MAVYQVRLINPAIGLDRTIDVPDDQYILDMAEEAGIRLPFGCKQGECSACVAKIVSGEVDQSEQKFLRSHEIAAGYTITCVAYPLSDCTLETHQEQVLYQNSLYFQPDTAKSE from the coding sequence ATGGCAGTTTACCAAGTTCGACTGATCAATCCTGCAATTGGCTTAGATCGCACCATCGACGTACCAGACGATCAATACATTCTTGACATGGCAGAAGAAGCAGGTATCCGCTTACCATTTGGGTGCAAACAAGGAGAATGTTCAGCCTGCGTTGCTAAAATCGTCAGTGGAGAAGTAGACCAAAGCGAACAAAAGTTTCTGCGATCGCATGAAATAGCAGCTGGTTACACTATTACTTGTGTCGCTTACCCTTTGTCTGATTGCACCTTAGAAACTCATCAAGAACAAGTCTTGTATCAAAATTCACTTTATTTTCAACCGGATACAGCTAAATCCGAGTAA
- a CDS encoding HupE/UreJ family protein: MSNIQLYSSKQTKLSPLPLGKLYIGIAAVTCLALLSAANQALAHHALGSKLPSNFFEGFISGMAHPIIGLDHFAFVVAIGLLSIGQQNSFLIPAAFVLTAMAGTGIHVLKYDLPFPEIIIACSVIAFGVMLVLSRKPNWLMLLGLGAIAGLFHGYAYGESIVGAQMTPLVAYLAGFTLIQYVVAIGALLVGNALSSRFGSTKMLRFAGLAISAIGAVFLTTAIAG, translated from the coding sequence ATGTCAAATATTCAACTTTACTCTTCAAAGCAAACAAAATTATCACCACTGCCTCTAGGAAAGCTTTATATAGGAATTGCTGCTGTAACTTGCTTAGCACTATTGAGTGCGGCTAATCAAGCTTTAGCCCACCACGCCTTGGGTAGTAAACTCCCATCAAATTTCTTTGAAGGGTTCATATCTGGGATGGCGCACCCAATTATTGGACTTGATCATTTTGCGTTTGTCGTAGCTATTGGTTTACTCAGTATTGGACAGCAAAATAGTTTTTTGATTCCCGCTGCTTTTGTATTAACTGCTATGGCGGGAACAGGAATTCACGTTCTCAAGTATGATTTACCATTTCCTGAAATCATTATTGCTTGCTCTGTGATTGCTTTTGGGGTGATGCTGGTACTGTCTCGTAAACCCAATTGGTTGATGCTGCTAGGGTTGGGCGCAATTGCAGGCTTATTCCACGGTTACGCCTACGGTGAGTCCATCGTTGGTGCTCAAATGACACCATTGGTTGCTTATTTGGCAGGCTTTACCCTCATCCAGTATGTAGTTGCTATCGGTGCTTTGCTAGTTGGTAATGCTCTCAGCAGCAGATTTGGTAGCACTAAAATGCTGCGGTTTGCTGGCTTGGCAATCTCTGCCATTGGTGCTGTATTTTTGACTACCGCGATCGCTGGCTAA
- a CDS encoding exopolysaccharide biosynthesis protein: MARLSSELQRFFFEVEQPSQVRLADILLLAKERIFGFLFVVLSLPSALPVPAPGYSTPFGILIFLLAIQLIVGSKTPWLPQRMVNHSIKLETVQGFLKAGIPWLQRIEAIARPRLIHICTTLAGRVTIGCTIALMGISMMIPIPGTNTLPAMGIFVTGFGLLEDDGAISLGGLVLCLMGGILTTSILIGLIWGGSSLLDYIKTLLGR; the protein is encoded by the coding sequence ATGGCTAGACTTTCCAGTGAATTACAACGCTTTTTTTTTGAGGTAGAACAACCATCTCAGGTGAGGTTGGCAGATATTCTCCTACTAGCAAAAGAGCGAATTTTTGGGTTTTTGTTCGTGGTTCTGTCTTTACCTTCAGCTTTACCAGTACCAGCACCTGGTTACTCCACTCCTTTTGGTATTCTGATTTTTTTACTTGCGATACAACTAATTGTGGGTTCCAAAACCCCCTGGTTACCGCAACGGATGGTAAATCATTCGATCAAACTGGAAACAGTCCAAGGGTTTTTGAAGGCAGGTATTCCTTGGTTGCAAAGAATTGAAGCGATCGCTCGTCCTCGTCTGATTCATATCTGCACTACTTTAGCCGGTAGAGTCACGATCGGCTGTACGATCGCTCTGATGGGAATTTCGATGATGATTCCCATTCCGGGAACTAACACCCTACCAGCAATGGGAATTTTTGTCACTGGCTTTGGTTTGCTAGAAGATGATGGTGCAATTAGTCTGGGGGGATTAGTTCTTTGTCTGATGGGAGGTATTCTGACTACTTCAATACTAATTGGATTAATTTGGGGTGGTTCCAGTCTT
- a CDS encoding NAD(P)H-quinone oxidoreductase subunit N, whose protein sequence is MDFANVASQLNAGTILPEGIVVFTLLGVLIVDLILGRSSSRWIGYLAIAGLFASIIALYFQWDSSDPIFFAGAFNGDDLSIVFRGIVALSAAVTILMSIRYVEQSGTALAEFIAILLTATLGGMFLSGASELVMIFVSLETLSISSYLLTGYTKRDPRSNEAALKYLLIGAASTAVFLYGVSLLYGLSGGQTELNAIANGIATANLAQSLGVVIALVFAIAGVGFKISAAPFHQWTPDVYEGAPTPVIAFLSVGSKAAGFALAIRLLTTVFPLVAEEWKFAFTALAVLSMILGNVVALAQTSMKRMLAYSSIAQAGFVMIGMIADTQAGYASMVFYLLVYLFMNLCGFTCVILFSLRTGTDQIAEYSGLYQKDPLLTLGLSISLLSLGGIPPLAGFFGKIYLFWAGWQAGLYWLVLLGLVTSVVSIYYYIRVVKMMVVKEPHEMSDAVKNYPAISWNLPGFRPLQVGLITTLIATSIAGILSNPLFTLANNSVTDIPTLQAKAVDNTQVSAISVEQTEGL, encoded by the coding sequence ATGGATTTTGCTAATGTTGCATCCCAGTTGAATGCTGGAACGATATTGCCAGAGGGAATTGTAGTTTTTACCCTCTTAGGGGTTTTGATAGTGGACTTGATTTTGGGGCGGAGTTCCTCGCGCTGGATTGGATATCTGGCGATCGCTGGTCTATTTGCCTCAATCATCGCCCTATATTTTCAATGGGACAGTTCCGATCCCATCTTCTTTGCTGGTGCCTTTAACGGTGACGACCTCAGTATCGTGTTTCGCGGTATTGTGGCTTTGTCTGCCGCTGTGACAATTTTGATGTCAATTCGCTACGTCGAACAAAGTGGCACCGCTTTAGCAGAATTCATAGCGATTTTGCTGACTGCTACCTTGGGAGGGATGTTCCTGTCAGGGGCTAGTGAGTTGGTGATGATTTTCGTCTCCCTAGAAACCCTGAGTATCTCTTCTTATTTGCTCACAGGTTATACCAAGCGTGACCCTCGTTCTAACGAAGCGGCACTGAAATACTTGTTGATTGGTGCTGCAAGTACGGCAGTGTTTTTATATGGTGTTTCCCTGCTGTACGGTTTGTCGGGTGGACAAACAGAACTAAATGCGATCGCCAATGGTATTGCCACAGCTAACCTGGCTCAATCTTTGGGTGTGGTAATTGCCTTGGTATTTGCGATCGCAGGTGTGGGCTTTAAAATCTCTGCCGCACCCTTCCACCAGTGGACACCAGACGTTTACGAAGGCGCACCAACCCCGGTGATTGCCTTTTTGTCTGTAGGTTCCAAAGCCGCTGGTTTCGCTCTTGCTATCCGCTTGCTAACGACTGTCTTTCCTCTCGTCGCCGAGGAGTGGAAGTTTGCCTTCACCGCCCTTGCTGTGTTGAGTATGATCTTGGGTAACGTAGTTGCCTTAGCACAAACCAGCATGAAACGGATGCTAGCTTATTCATCCATTGCCCAAGCTGGGTTTGTGATGATTGGCATGATTGCTGACACCCAAGCCGGATATGCCAGCATGGTATTTTACCTGTTGGTTTATCTGTTTATGAACCTGTGCGGCTTTACCTGCGTGATTCTCTTCTCCCTGCGGACGGGAACCGACCAAATTGCCGAATACTCGGGTTTGTATCAGAAAGACCCACTTCTGACTTTAGGTTTGAGCATTTCTCTGCTGTCCTTAGGTGGAATTCCGCCCTTGGCTGGGTTCTTTGGGAAGATTTACCTATTCTGGGCTGGTTGGCAAGCAGGTCTTTACTGGTTAGTCTTGTTAGGGTTAGTCACTAGCGTCGTCTCCATCTACTACTACATTCGCGTAGTTAAGATGATGGTGGTTAAAGAACCTCATGAAATGTCTGATGCTGTGAAGAATTATCCCGCAATCAGTTGGAATTTGCCTGGGTTTAGACCTTTGCAAGTGGGTTTGATAACTACTCTCATCGCCACTTCTATTGCTGGGATTTTATCGAATCCATTATTTACCCTAGCCAACAATTCCGTTACCGATATCCCAACTTTGCAAGCTAAGGCAGTTGATAATACACAGGTAAGTGCGATTTCTGTTGAGCAAACAGAAGGGCTGTAG
- the topA gene encoding type I DNA topoisomerase — translation MSTLVIVESPTKARTIRNYLPKSYRVEASMGHVRDLPQSASEIPASVKGEKWAQLGVNVDADFEPVYVVPKDKKKVVTQLKEALKEASELILATDEDREGESISWHLYQLLKPKVPTKRMVFHEITQEAIKKALQNCRNIDEQLVRAQETRRILDRLVGYTLSPLLWKKIAWGLSAGRVQSVAVRLLVKRERERRAFKQGTYWDLKATLLPPQAEKGKEQVFSAVLVTLAGTKLATGSDFDPATGKIAAGRKVVLLNQTEAEALKERLTGKPWTVTDIEERPVTRKPAPPFTTSTLQQESNRKLRLSARDTMRIAQSLYEQGYITYMRTDSVHLSEQAVAAARSCVEQLYGKQYLSPQPRQYTTKSKGAQEAHEAIRPAGSTFRTPQETGLSGRELQLYDLIWKRTVACQMADSRQTQITVQLQVEDAGFRSSGKRIDFPGYLRAYVEGSDDPEAALEDQEVILPDLKVGDHPNCQDLETVKHETQPPARFTEATLVKTLESEGIGRPSTYASIIGTIIDKGYAQLVSNALIPSFTAFAVTELLEKYFPDIVDTGFTSKMEQTLDDIAEGEAEWLPYLREFYLGEKGLEPQVKEKEDQIDANTARTVELENLDAKVRIGKFGPYIEVGNGDGVVTASIPKDFTPADLDPQKVETLLRQKTSGPDEVGRHPETGEPIYVLIGPYGPYVQLGDKSEENPKPKQASLPKGMKPEDVTLDMAVGLLSLPRTLGTHPETGATIQANLGRYGPYVVLNKGSDGKPDYRSLKAGDDVLTITLERALELLSEPKKGRATSTKSKAALRELGSHPEDGEPVNIYDGPYGPYIKHGKTNVSIPEGVSPENVTLETAVELLASKAASGKSTRKSSKSTTKSTTSSSTKSKAKSSTTAAKKTN, via the coding sequence ATGTCAACTCTCGTCATCGTCGAATCTCCGACCAAAGCTCGTACCATTCGCAACTACCTACCAAAAAGCTATCGGGTGGAGGCGTCTATGGGTCATGTGCGTGACCTACCCCAGTCGGCTAGCGAAATTCCTGCCAGTGTCAAAGGGGAAAAATGGGCGCAGCTCGGGGTAAATGTAGACGCCGACTTTGAACCGGTGTATGTTGTCCCCAAAGACAAAAAGAAAGTTGTTACCCAGCTTAAAGAAGCTCTCAAAGAAGCTTCGGAACTGATCCTGGCAACGGACGAAGACCGAGAAGGTGAAAGCATTAGTTGGCATTTATACCAATTGCTCAAGCCCAAGGTGCCGACTAAGCGGATGGTGTTTCACGAAATTACTCAAGAGGCCATCAAAAAAGCTCTGCAAAACTGCCGTAACATCGATGAGCAGTTGGTTCGCGCCCAAGAAACGCGGCGAATTTTGGATCGACTGGTGGGCTACACCCTGTCTCCCCTGTTGTGGAAAAAAATCGCCTGGGGATTATCTGCAGGGCGCGTGCAGTCGGTGGCAGTGCGCCTATTGGTGAAGCGGGAACGGGAACGCCGTGCTTTCAAGCAAGGAACATACTGGGATTTGAAAGCAACTTTGCTCCCACCACAAGCCGAGAAAGGGAAAGAGCAGGTCTTTAGTGCAGTCCTTGTCACCCTAGCAGGAACTAAACTCGCAACTGGTAGCGATTTTGACCCTGCCACCGGAAAAATTGCAGCTGGTCGCAAAGTCGTACTGCTCAACCAAACCGAAGCCGAAGCACTCAAGGAACGCCTGACTGGGAAACCTTGGACGGTTACAGACATCGAAGAACGTCCGGTTACTCGCAAACCCGCACCACCTTTTACCACCTCGACTTTGCAACAGGAATCTAACCGCAAACTGCGCCTCTCGGCACGGGATACGATGCGGATTGCCCAAAGTTTGTACGAGCAAGGGTATATTACCTACATGCGTACAGACTCGGTGCATTTGTCAGAACAGGCAGTAGCAGCAGCTCGTAGCTGTGTAGAACAGCTTTACGGCAAGCAATACCTCAGTCCCCAACCCCGGCAATACACCACCAAGTCCAAAGGCGCGCAAGAAGCGCACGAAGCCATTCGTCCTGCGGGCAGCACCTTCCGCACACCCCAAGAGACCGGTTTAAGCGGTAGAGAACTGCAATTATATGACCTGATTTGGAAGCGCACCGTAGCCTGCCAAATGGCAGATTCTCGCCAAACTCAAATCACCGTGCAACTGCAAGTTGAAGATGCCGGGTTTCGGTCTTCTGGTAAGCGCATTGATTTTCCTGGTTACTTGCGTGCCTACGTTGAAGGTTCTGACGATCCCGAAGCGGCTTTGGAAGACCAAGAAGTCATTTTGCCTGACCTCAAAGTTGGGGATCATCCCAACTGTCAAGACCTAGAGACAGTCAAACACGAAACCCAACCTCCAGCTAGGTTCACTGAAGCTACTTTGGTCAAAACCTTAGAAAGTGAAGGCATCGGGCGTCCTAGCACCTACGCCAGCATTATTGGCACTATTATTGACAAAGGCTATGCCCAATTGGTCAGTAATGCCCTCATCCCTAGCTTCACAGCTTTTGCCGTGACTGAACTGCTAGAAAAATACTTCCCCGATATTGTCGATACTGGCTTTACCTCCAAAATGGAGCAAACCCTAGATGACATTGCCGAGGGCGAAGCTGAGTGGCTACCCTACCTGCGGGAATTTTATCTGGGAGAGAAAGGTCTAGAACCCCAAGTCAAAGAAAAAGAAGACCAAATTGATGCCAACACAGCTAGGACTGTGGAACTAGAAAACTTAGATGCCAAAGTCCGCATTGGTAAATTTGGCCCCTACATTGAAGTCGGAAATGGTGATGGTGTAGTGACGGCATCAATTCCCAAAGACTTTACCCCTGCGGATCTCGATCCCCAAAAAGTAGAAACTTTGCTGCGGCAAAAAACTTCTGGCCCGGACGAGGTGGGGCGTCACCCCGAAACAGGCGAACCTATTTACGTACTAATTGGGCCTTACGGCCCCTATGTGCAATTGGGTGACAAGTCTGAGGAAAATCCCAAACCCAAACAAGCTTCTCTACCTAAAGGTATGAAGCCAGAAGATGTCACCCTAGACATGGCTGTTGGTCTTTTGTCCCTACCTCGGACACTGGGCACACACCCAGAAACAGGCGCAACAATTCAAGCTAATTTGGGGCGTTACGGCCCTTATGTCGTTCTTAACAAAGGTTCAGATGGGAAACCTGATTATCGTTCCTTAAAAGCAGGTGACGATGTATTGACAATTACTTTAGAACGCGCTCTAGAGTTGCTGTCTGAACCGAAAAAAGGACGCGCTACAAGTACCAAGTCTAAGGCTGCTTTACGGGAATTGGGGTCTCACCCAGAAGACGGCGAACCCGTTAACATTTACGATGGACCCTACGGGCCTTACATTAAGCACGGCAAAACTAATGTGAGCATTCCAGAAGGTGTATCACCAGAAAATGTAACACTAGAGACAGCAGTTGAGTTGCTGGCAAGCAAAGCAGCAAGTGGGAAATCCACTCGCAAAAGTAGTAAATCAACAACTAAATCCACAACTAGTTCTAGCACCAAGTCAAAAGCCAAGTCATCAACGACTGCTGCTAAAAAAACTAACTAA
- a CDS encoding RNA recognition motif domain-containing protein yields the protein MSIYVGNLSYNVTQDELSDVFSEYGTVTRVQLPTDRETGRARGFGFVEMESEASEEAAIQALDGAEWKGRVMKVNKARPREEKSGRSSGGSWGRSNSGGYSRRY from the coding sequence ATGTCTATCTACGTAGGCAACCTATCCTACAACGTGACCCAAGACGAACTCAGTGATGTATTTTCTGAGTATGGCACTGTAACGCGAGTTCAACTTCCCACTGATAGGGAAACAGGCCGCGCACGAGGCTTTGGTTTCGTAGAAATGGAATCAGAAGCCTCAGAAGAAGCTGCCATTCAAGCTCTAGATGGTGCTGAATGGAAGGGTCGTGTAATGAAAGTTAATAAGGCAAGACCACGGGAGGAAAAAAGCGGGCGCTCTAGCGGTGGTAGCTGGGGTAGAAGCAACAGCGGTGGATACTCTAGACGTTATTAA